In Vicinamibacterales bacterium, one DNA window encodes the following:
- a CDS encoding acyl-CoA dehydrogenase family protein gives MDFELTAAQAAFQQDVARFAAERVAPEAAAIDADGRFPKSLIADVASRGLMGLTIPEAWGGGGRDYVSYALAIEALAHASAVVSVIATVNTSLVAEPLAAFGTGAQQQTWLRRLATGASIGAFALSEEQAGSDAANQQTAARLDDSGYVLNGRKVWVANAEAADVAIVFAATQPGSRGRGIGAFVVPLDTPGIRRTRKDDSLGMRGLGCVDLELQDVHVGGDALLGGPRDGFEIAMWALDGGRVAIAAQALGVGHAALDAAIAHAKRHEAFGQPIANYQAIQWMLADSATELDAARMLMLKAADARGRSDRPTLEASMAKLAASEAAHRAADRAMQILASHGYRRGSLVERLFRDVRATEIYQGTSEVQRMVIADRIIG, from the coding sequence ATGGATTTCGAATTGACCGCCGCGCAGGCGGCATTCCAGCAGGACGTCGCGCGATTCGCCGCGGAACGGGTCGCACCGGAGGCGGCCGCGATCGATGCCGACGGGCGGTTTCCGAAGTCGCTCATCGCGGACGTGGCATCCCGCGGCCTGATGGGTCTGACCATCCCGGAGGCGTGGGGTGGAGGCGGCCGCGATTACGTCAGCTACGCGCTGGCGATCGAGGCGCTCGCGCACGCCAGCGCCGTGGTGTCGGTGATCGCCACCGTCAACACCTCGCTCGTCGCCGAACCGCTCGCGGCGTTCGGCACCGGCGCGCAGCAGCAGACCTGGCTGCGCCGCCTCGCCACGGGGGCATCGATCGGCGCGTTCGCGCTGTCCGAAGAACAGGCGGGGTCGGACGCGGCGAATCAGCAGACCGCGGCGCGGCTGGACGACAGCGGCTACGTGCTGAACGGCCGCAAGGTCTGGGTCGCGAACGCGGAGGCGGCGGACGTGGCGATCGTGTTCGCCGCCACGCAGCCGGGGAGCCGCGGCCGCGGCATCGGCGCCTTCGTCGTGCCGCTCGACACGCCCGGGATCCGCCGCACGCGCAAGGACGACTCCCTCGGGATGCGCGGCCTGGGCTGCGTCGATCTCGAACTCCAGGACGTCCATGTCGGCGGCGACGCGCTGCTCGGCGGGCCGCGGGACGGGTTTGAGATCGCCATGTGGGCGCTGGACGGCGGCCGCGTCGCCATCGCGGCGCAGGCGCTGGGCGTCGGCCATGCCGCGCTGGACGCGGCGATCGCGCATGCGAAACGCCACGAGGCGTTCGGGCAGCCGATTGCCAACTACCAGGCGATTCAGTGGATGCTCGCCGACAGCGCCACCGAGCTGGACGCCGCGCGGATGCTGATGCTGAAAGCCGCCGACGCGCGCGGCCGTTCCGATCGGCCGACCCTCGAGGCCTCGATGGCCAAGCTGGCCGCCTCGGAAGCGGCGCATCGAGCCGCCGATCGCGCGATGCAGATTCTCGCGTCGCACGGCTACCGCCGCGGCTCCCTCGTCGAGCGATTGTTCAGGGACGTGCGCGCGACGGAGATCTATCAGGGGACGTCGGAGGTGCAGCGGATGGTCATCGCCGATCGGATCATCGGGTGA